A region of Fibrobacter succinogenes subsp. succinogenes S85 DNA encodes the following proteins:
- a CDS encoding acyltransferase family protein has protein sequence MSETKQYNYCLDFIKGIACICVVFMHCEFPGLLGTVVQAVSRFCVPLFFMVSGYFCYFISANPEKINSNMARKIKHVGKITLYACVAYVLFDFVQYFVFGKSVFYFSKGALLNLLLFNQPFVVAGQYWFLFALLYDYVLFALVLRVHKIKSIYVVATIMIFVYILLAQGMHLAGIKIPNMYYRNFFVEGLCFFTMGNWIHAYKSKLKFTRGGVMAIAIVCTVLCLLERFLMGRDFGVNIVTFPQVFCLFLYAVNNPNKHAGVLQIIGKRYSMFVYIIHPIVWHTMEHVYELCGVASNVVALYVLPLIVVFITLLISHIIYYAKNSTHIPVHG, from the coding sequence ATGTCGGAAACAAAACAATATAATTACTGTTTGGATTTTATAAAAGGAATTGCGTGTATTTGCGTAGTTTTTATGCATTGCGAGTTCCCTGGATTGTTGGGAACGGTAGTCCAAGCTGTAAGCCGTTTTTGTGTTCCGCTATTTTTTATGGTTTCTGGTTATTTCTGCTATTTTATTTCAGCAAATCCTGAGAAAATAAATAGCAATATGGCGAGAAAAATAAAGCATGTGGGCAAAATAACCTTGTATGCATGTGTTGCCTATGTTTTATTTGACTTTGTTCAATATTTTGTATTTGGCAAATCTGTGTTTTATTTTAGCAAAGGCGCTTTACTTAACTTGCTCCTTTTTAATCAGCCGTTTGTCGTTGCGGGACAATACTGGTTTTTATTTGCTTTGTTGTATGATTATGTTTTATTCGCTCTTGTTTTAAGAGTACATAAAATTAAGAGTATCTATGTTGTTGCAACGATTATGATTTTTGTTTATATACTTCTAGCTCAAGGCATGCATCTTGCAGGAATAAAAATTCCAAATATGTACTATAGAAATTTTTTTGTTGAGGGTTTGTGTTTCTTTACGATGGGAAACTGGATACATGCTTATAAAAGTAAACTGAAATTTACACGGGGGGGGGTAATGGCTATCGCCATTGTATGTACTGTATTATGCTTGTTAGAGAGATTTTTGATGGGGCGAGATTTTGGTGTGAACATAGTTACTTTTCCCCAAGTATTTTGTCTATTTCTCTATGCTGTAAACAATCCAAATAAACATGCTGGGGTTCTTCAAATAATAGGAAAACGATACTCTATGTTCGTGTATATTATTCATCCAATTGTTTGGCATACTATGGAGCATGTTTATGAACTTTGCGGTGTTGCGTCTAATGTAGTTGCGTTGTATGTTTTGCCTTTAATTGTTGTTTTTATAACCTTGCTTATTTCACACATTATCTATTATGCCAAAAATTCTACACACATACCGGTACACGGGTAA